One Thermus sp. CCB_US3_UF1 DNA window includes the following coding sequences:
- a CDS encoding diguanylate cyclase: MADLEGHLARGLYLFTWAGLALGVGLQVAAFPPRGLALWGYGVFALLFLLAFRQGPRKAPRLLTHALGGYLVFEALRVPESGYLVGFWSPAVYLMAAFGYRMEWALAYGLGWGTLLLGAILLRQGLSLPWLHLALAQPILLSLALLLARFRELKGQVRFWQEQALTDPLTGLPNRRALEMALRREAARVERGEAAFSLVLLDLDDFKKVNDQKGHEEGDRLLKEVARYLVAHVRQGDLVGRWGGEEFALLLPHTHALQADRLAERLRLGLEALGVSASFGVATYRGDLEDLFRRADRALYRAKEGGKNRVVRATGEDQGSR, encoded by the coding sequence ATGGCGGACCTGGAGGGCCACCTGGCGCGGGGGCTTTACCTCTTCACCTGGGCCGGCCTTGCCCTGGGGGTGGGGCTTCAGGTGGCCGCCTTTCCCCCTCGCGGCCTGGCCCTTTGGGGGTACGGGGTCTTTGCCCTTCTCTTCCTCTTGGCCTTTCGCCAGGGCCCAAGGAAGGCTCCCCGCCTCCTCACCCACGCCCTGGGGGGGTATCTGGTCTTTGAGGCGCTTAGGGTGCCGGAAAGCGGCTACCTGGTGGGCTTTTGGAGCCCCGCGGTCTACCTCATGGCGGCCTTTGGCTACCGGATGGAGTGGGCCCTGGCCTACGGCCTGGGCTGGGGCACCCTCCTCCTTGGGGCTATTCTCCTCCGCCAGGGCCTCAGCCTCCCTTGGCTCCACCTGGCCCTGGCCCAGCCCATTCTCCTCAGCCTCGCCCTCCTCCTGGCCCGTTTCCGCGAGCTCAAAGGCCAGGTGCGCTTCTGGCAGGAGCAGGCCCTCACGGATCCCCTCACCGGCCTGCCCAACCGCCGGGCCCTGGAGATGGCCCTGCGGCGGGAGGCGGCCCGGGTGGAGCGGGGCGAGGCGGCTTTCAGCCTGGTCCTCCTGGACCTGGACGACTTCAAGAAGGTCAACGACCAGAAGGGCCACGAGGAGGGGGACCGCCTCCTAAAGGAGGTGGCCCGGTACCTGGTGGCCCACGTGCGCCAGGGGGACCTGGTGGGGCGTTGGGGCGGGGAGGAGTTCGCCCTCCTCCTGCCCCACACCCACGCCCTGCAGGCGGATCGGCTGGCGGAGAGGCTCCGCTTGGGCCTCGAGGCCTTGGGGGTTAGCGCCAGCTTCGGCGTGGCCACCTACCGGGGGGATTTGGAAGACCTCTTCCGCCGCGCGGACCGGGCCCTTTACCGGGCCAAGGAGGGGGGGAAGAACCGGGTGGTGCGGGCCACGGGGGAGGATCAGGGAAGCCGGTAG
- a CDS encoding FAD-binding oxidoreductase, with product MGVWEKAREELRGLFGGRALLARAEKEVYRYDAILVGPEPLAVVLPQSREEVQALVRLARRHSLPLVPRGAGSGLSGGAVPGEGAVVVAFTRMTRLELDPKAQTAWAEPGVTTARIGEAARPFGLFYPPDPASYRTSTLGGNLGENAGGPLCFKYGVTGDYVLELEWVDAWGEVHRLDRKAYDLPGLLIGAEGTLGLLTGARVRLLPLPPHRATLMAAFPEVGALAEAVSQAIAQGAVPARLEFLDPACVEAVEDYLGMGLPRGQALLLAETDGEDLEAVLEELALLEETARSFGAQVRRARDGAEAEALWQARRAVSPALGRIRPKRVNEDIAVPRSALPQVVREIRALGEAFGLVVVQFGHIGDGNLHPNILFDPRRESEERVWALAHEIARVALRHGGVLSGEHGIGLMKRKFMAEALDPATLEALEAAKKALDPWGVMNPGKLLP from the coding sequence ATGGGGGTTTGGGAGAAGGCCAGGGAGGAGTTGCGCGGGCTTTTCGGGGGAAGGGCCCTCCTCGCCCGGGCGGAGAAGGAGGTCTACCGCTACGACGCCATCCTGGTGGGGCCCGAGCCCCTGGCCGTGGTCCTTCCCCAAAGCCGGGAGGAGGTCCAGGCCCTGGTGCGCCTGGCCCGGCGCCACAGCCTACCCCTGGTCCCCCGGGGGGCAGGAAGCGGCCTTTCCGGCGGGGCGGTGCCGGGGGAAGGGGCGGTGGTGGTGGCCTTCACCCGCATGACCCGCCTGGAGCTGGACCCCAAGGCCCAGACCGCCTGGGCCGAGCCCGGGGTGACCACGGCCCGCATCGGCGAGGCCGCCCGGCCCTTCGGCCTCTTCTACCCCCCGGATCCCGCCTCCTACCGCACCAGCACCCTGGGGGGAAACCTGGGGGAGAACGCGGGGGGGCCCCTGTGCTTCAAGTACGGGGTCACGGGGGATTACGTGTTGGAGCTGGAGTGGGTGGATGCCTGGGGGGAGGTCCACCGCCTGGACCGGAAGGCCTACGACCTGCCCGGCCTCCTCATCGGCGCCGAGGGCACCTTAGGCCTCCTGACCGGGGCCAGGGTGCGGCTTCTGCCCCTGCCCCCCCACCGGGCCACCCTTATGGCCGCCTTCCCCGAGGTGGGGGCCTTGGCGGAAGCGGTTTCCCAGGCCATCGCCCAGGGGGCGGTGCCGGCCAGGCTGGAGTTTTTGGACCCGGCCTGCGTGGAGGCGGTGGAGGACTACCTGGGGATGGGCCTGCCCCGGGGGCAGGCCCTCCTCCTGGCGGAAACGGACGGGGAGGACCTGGAAGCCGTCCTGGAAGAGCTTGCCCTCCTGGAGGAAACCGCCCGCTCCTTTGGCGCCCAGGTGCGGCGGGCCCGGGACGGGGCCGAGGCCGAGGCCCTCTGGCAGGCCCGGCGGGCGGTGAGCCCGGCCCTGGGCCGCATCCGCCCCAAGCGGGTCAACGAGGACATCGCCGTGCCCCGCTCCGCCCTGCCCCAGGTGGTGCGGGAGATCCGGGCCTTGGGGGAAGCCTTTGGCCTCGTGGTGGTCCAGTTCGGCCACATCGGGGATGGGAACCTGCACCCCAACATCCTCTTTGACCCCCGGCGGGAAAGCGAGGAACGGGTCTGGGCCCTGGCCCATGAGATCGCTCGCGTGGCCCTGCGGCACGGGGGGGTGCTTTCCGGGGAGCACGGCATCGGGCTCATGAAGCGGAAGTTCATGGCCGAGGCCTTGGACCCCGCCACCCTCGAGGCCCTGGAGGCGGCCAAGAAGGCCCTGGACCCCTGGGGGGTGATGAACCCGGGGAAGCTCCTCCCCTGA